The Mauremys reevesii isolate NIE-2019 linkage group 13, ASM1616193v1, whole genome shotgun sequence genome contains a region encoding:
- the LOC120381191 gene encoding ribonuclease-like, with protein sequence MALRGPRPALLLPLALLAACLVLASGQPWMEPNFIFQRKHVDYPKTPAPDANAYCNKMMLLRGLYGKAVNTFIHEPVSNINRICRDDGIPKIGGLRESKDEFSITQCIFNPDTLSISYIGVVKKLKIIVGCWNGYPVYYLEQL encoded by the coding sequence ATGGCTCTGAGGGGACCTCGCCCAGCGCTCCTGCTGCCGCTCGCCCTGCTGGCCGCCTGCCTGGTCCTGGCCAGTGGGCAGCCCTGGATGGAGCCGAACTTCATTTTCCAGAGGAAGCATGTGGACTATCCAAAGACTCCCGCCCCGGACGCCAACGCCTACTGTAACAAGATGATGCTGCTTCGGGGACTGTATGGGAAGGCAGTCAACACCTTCATTCACGAGCCTGTCTCAAATATCAACAGAATCTGCAGGGATGATGGGATACCCAAAATAGGTGGCCTGCGCGAGAGCAAAGATGAATTCAGCATCACTCAGTGCATATTTAACCCTGACACACTGTCAATCTCTTACATCGGGGTAGTGAAGAAGCTGAAAATTATTGTTGGCTGCTGGAATGGTTACCCTGTGTACTACCTGGAGCAGCTCTAG